The following coding sequences lie in one Pectobacterium sp. A5351 genomic window:
- the trxA gene encoding thioredoxin codes for MSDAIITASDTSLDALLNNNDKPILLDLWAPWCQPCKTLAPLLDTIADNTPDNLTVAKLDVEQYPALMQRFGVRGIPTLLLFKNGEEISRQIGVKTLAQLRGWLESHQIAIQNTAQPLADTRVTWGAFYGNASLHDFLHQRLRQHAANGDIEHAFSPYWQDNKGSVSAVLAHSTDIHIFERVSGLPAALGLLLEKLPTTTPAQVDALFAAIAPGKAIDGVALQWLQQWLDDAGNPWSDWLADSTVDSLRQQWITVASRLLAGETVAESEWTALHQQAISWEEKASGELGLEKNIASIIASLSPPPAASDVNSWRGVSTTLGFALAQILQIHDGWSREERATPDKRFRWFKEQEEATPNKRLTDAQITALREQWLQENPDFSAKESAFYQRYPQLLEQQKTHLQETLWELLRRAPAFTSQLD; via the coding sequence ATGTCCGACGCCATTATCACTGCCAGCGACACCTCGCTGGATGCATTGCTCAATAATAACGACAAGCCCATTCTGCTTGACCTGTGGGCACCCTGGTGCCAGCCGTGCAAAACGCTGGCTCCTCTGCTGGATACCATCGCGGATAACACACCAGATAACCTGACCGTCGCCAAGCTGGATGTGGAGCAATATCCGGCATTGATGCAGCGTTTTGGGGTTCGTGGCATTCCAACGCTGCTGTTGTTTAAAAACGGTGAGGAGATTTCGCGACAGATTGGCGTAAAAACGCTGGCGCAGCTACGCGGCTGGCTGGAATCACATCAGATCGCGATACAGAACACCGCTCAACCGCTGGCAGACACCCGCGTGACGTGGGGAGCGTTCTATGGCAATGCGTCGCTACACGATTTTCTCCACCAGCGACTACGTCAGCATGCGGCAAACGGGGATATTGAACACGCCTTTTCCCCTTATTGGCAGGACAACAAGGGCTCGGTCTCTGCGGTGCTGGCGCACAGTACTGACATTCACATTTTTGAACGCGTCAGCGGGCTGCCAGCCGCACTCGGCCTACTGCTGGAAAAGCTGCCGACTACCACGCCAGCACAGGTTGACGCTCTCTTTGCTGCTATCGCTCCCGGAAAAGCCATAGATGGCGTTGCGCTGCAATGGCTACAGCAGTGGTTAGACGATGCGGGCAACCCGTGGTCTGACTGGCTGGCAGACAGCACGGTAGACAGCCTGCGTCAGCAGTGGATTACCGTGGCTTCTCGGCTGTTGGCGGGTGAAACCGTGGCAGAAAGCGAATGGACGGCGCTGCATCAGCAGGCGATCAGTTGGGAGGAGAAAGCCTCTGGCGAACTGGGTCTGGAAAAAAATATAGCGTCAATCATTGCCAGCCTATCACCGCCGCCTGCGGCGTCTGATGTAAACAGCTGGCGAGGCGTGAGCACCACTCTCGGCTTCGCGCTGGCGCAGATCCTGCAAATTCACGATGGATGGAGCAGAGAAGAACGGGCAACGCCTGACAAACGTTTCCGCTGGTTTAAGGAACAGGAAGAAGCAACGCCCAACAAACGGCTCACGGATGCGCAAATTACGGCACTACGTGAGCAATGGCTTCAGGAGAACCCGGATTTTTCCGCGAAAGAGAGCGCTTTTTATCAGCGCTACCCGCAGTTGTTAGAGCAGCAGAAAACCCACTTGCAAGAAACGCTGTGGGAATTGCTGCGCCGCGCACCAGCCTTCACATCACAGTTGGACTAA
- a CDS encoding tRNA(Met) cytidine acetyltransferase TmcA, producing the protein MTLRDFLHSQYQQQRYGVRRLMLLSGEASWCEEQALALSRQLSGDWLWIGESAPDSVTSLPASRVRTLLGRESLHAVFDARKGVDVEALAMLSGTLQAGSWLIMLVPPWQTWPTLPDEDSLRWSEQAQPIATPYFIQHFQRQLLADADVVLWLQGRKTVIRPLAVRSDWQPASGEPTAQQQKILYELNTAESGVFVITAPRGRGKSALAGMLTQRSRKACWITAPSRAAAEILQQHARADAQFWAPDALLAHCRLHGTPDIDWLLIDEAAAIPSSVLSALLPYFSRILMTTTVQGYEGTGRGFLLKFCATLPQWRAFTLDEPLRWAVNDPLERVLDQALLFNEPDAFYSTPQVALPISSSALESRTERADDWLTHPERLAGCYALLCSAHYRTSPLDLRRLMDAPGMQIASAQVAGNICGVLWLVEEGGLSASLAHEVWAGRRRPRGNLVAQSLAAHAGLWHAPMLRARRVSRIAVASSFRRQGIGRALIAEQTREAQQQALDYLSVSFGYQPELWAFWQSCGFQRVRIGSHLEASSGCYSAMAILPLSDAGHKLVEQGSQQLARDWRWLQRLIPLNLTLPQTDSMELNDDDWRELAGFAFAHRPMEASFAALCRLLIHTVLPLPALRLLVEKPRDGEQIAAALGLTGRKALLKRWREEAAVALVDIDGQRCERWRQWGLSVGPTVDTPHP; encoded by the coding sequence ATGACATTGCGTGATTTTCTCCACAGCCAATACCAGCAACAGCGTTATGGTGTTCGGCGGCTGATGTTGCTGAGCGGTGAAGCGAGCTGGTGTGAAGAGCAGGCGTTAGCGCTTAGTCGCCAGTTGTCCGGCGACTGGCTGTGGATCGGCGAATCTGCACCTGATTCCGTTACCTCGCTGCCAGCCAGTCGAGTACGGACGCTGCTGGGGCGGGAGTCTCTCCATGCGGTGTTTGATGCGCGCAAAGGCGTGGACGTCGAGGCGCTGGCGATGCTGTCAGGCACGCTACAGGCCGGTAGCTGGCTGATTATGCTGGTGCCGCCGTGGCAGACATGGCCGACCTTGCCGGATGAAGACAGCCTGCGCTGGAGCGAACAAGCACAGCCGATTGCCACCCCGTACTTTATCCAGCATTTTCAGCGCCAGCTGTTGGCCGATGCAGACGTGGTGCTCTGGCTGCAGGGCCGGAAAACCGTCATTCGGCCACTGGCCGTGCGATCGGACTGGCAGCCTGCGAGCGGTGAACCGACCGCGCAACAGCAGAAGATTCTGTATGAGCTGAACACCGCTGAGTCCGGCGTATTTGTCATTACTGCACCGCGCGGGCGGGGAAAATCCGCGCTGGCAGGAATGCTGACGCAGCGGAGCCGTAAAGCCTGCTGGATCACCGCACCGTCTCGTGCGGCGGCGGAGATTCTGCAACAGCACGCGCGTGCCGATGCACAGTTTTGGGCACCGGATGCGCTGCTGGCACACTGCCGCCTTCATGGCACGCCTGATATCGACTGGTTGTTAATTGATGAAGCGGCGGCGATTCCGTCTTCCGTGCTCTCCGCGCTGTTACCCTATTTTTCCCGCATTCTGATGACTACGACGGTACAGGGATATGAAGGTACCGGACGGGGATTCCTGCTGAAGTTTTGTGCGACGTTGCCGCAGTGGCGGGCGTTTACGCTGGATGAGCCTTTGCGCTGGGCCGTTAACGATCCGCTGGAGCGGGTGTTGGATCAGGCATTGCTCTTCAACGAGCCAGACGCGTTTTATTCCACACCGCAGGTCGCCCTACCTATTTCCTCTTCGGCGCTGGAAAGCCGCACCGAACGTGCCGACGACTGGCTAACGCACCCTGAGCGTCTGGCAGGGTGTTACGCGCTCTTGTGCAGCGCGCATTACCGTACTTCGCCGCTGGATTTACGTCGCCTGATGGATGCGCCGGGTATGCAGATTGCCAGCGCACAGGTGGCGGGCAATATTTGTGGCGTTCTGTGGCTGGTGGAGGAAGGCGGGCTATCCGCATCATTGGCGCATGAGGTGTGGGCCGGACGGCGACGCCCGCGTGGCAATTTGGTGGCACAGTCGCTGGCGGCACACGCGGGATTGTGGCATGCGCCGATGTTGCGGGCGCGTCGCGTGAGTCGGATTGCGGTGGCATCGTCATTTCGCCGGCAGGGGATTGGCCGGGCGCTCATTGCCGAGCAGACGCGCGAGGCACAACAGCAGGCGCTGGATTACCTGTCGGTTAGCTTCGGCTATCAGCCAGAGCTGTGGGCGTTCTGGCAGTCGTGTGGCTTTCAACGGGTGCGTATTGGCAGCCATCTTGAGGCCAGCAGCGGCTGTTACAGCGCGATGGCAATACTGCCGCTGAGTGACGCGGGGCATAAGTTGGTGGAGCAGGGAAGCCAACAGCTAGCGCGTGACTGGCGTTGGCTACAGCGTCTGATTCCGCTGAATCTTACGCTGCCGCAGACAGATAGCATGGAGTTGAATGATGACGACTGGCGTGAATTGGCGGGGTTTGCGTTTGCGCATCGACCGATGGAAGCCAGCTTTGCCGCGCTTTGCCGCCTGTTGATTCACACCGTATTGCCGTTGCCTGCGCTACGTCTGCTGGTGGAAAAGCCGAGAGATGGGGAACAGATAGCGGCGGCGCTGGGGCTGACTGGCAGGAAAGCGCTCCTGAAACGCTGGCGTGAAGAGGCGGCTGTTGCGCTGGTCGATATCGATGGACAACGGTGCGAGCGCTGGCGGCAGTGGGGACTTTCTGTTGGACCGACGGTTGATACGCCTCATCCTTGA
- a CDS encoding DUF441 domain-containing protein — translation MAYFDPTLLILLVLAGLGIISHNMTVTLAILVLLAIRITPLNSYFPWVEKYGLSIGIVILTIGVMAPIASGKITASEVMHSFLHWKSLLAILIGVVVSWLGGRGVSLMSNQPSVVAGLLVGTVMGVALFRGVPVGPLIAAGLLSLLIGKT, via the coding sequence ATGGCCTACTTCGATCCAACATTGTTAATTCTGCTCGTCCTGGCGGGGCTGGGTATCATCAGCCATAACATGACCGTCACGCTGGCGATTCTGGTTCTGCTGGCGATACGCATCACACCGTTGAACAGCTATTTCCCGTGGGTGGAAAAATACGGCCTGAGCATCGGTATCGTTATTCTGACCATTGGTGTGATGGCACCGATTGCCAGCGGAAAAATTACCGCCAGTGAAGTGATGCATTCCTTCCTGCACTGGAAATCTCTGCTGGCGATCCTTATTGGTGTGGTTGTGTCCTGGCTTGGCGGACGCGGTGTGTCGCTGATGAGCAATCAACCTTCCGTTGTGGCAGGGCTGCTGGTGGGGACAGTGATGGGAGTGGCGCTGTTTCGCGGCGTTCCCGTCGGTCCATTGATCGCTGCCGGGCTGCTTTCCCTGCTGATCGGCAAGACCTGA
- the purC gene encoding phosphoribosylaminoimidazolesuccinocarboxamide synthase: protein MQKLAELYRGKAKTVYTTEDPDLLVLEFRNDTSAGDGARIEQFDRKGMVNNKFNHFIMSKLEEAGIPTQMVSLLSDNEVLVKKLEMVPVECVVRNRAAGSLVKRLGIEEGIELNPPLFDLFLKNDAMHDPMVNESYCKTFGWVNEENLARMKELSYKANDVLSKLFGDAGLILVDFKLEFGLFKGEVVLGDEFSPDGSRLWDKETLNKMDKDRFRQSLGGLIEAYEEVAHRIGVKLD, encoded by the coding sequence GTGGAAAGGCGAAAACCGTCTACACCACCGAAGATCCCGATCTACTGGTGCTGGAGTTCCGCAATGATACATCAGCAGGAGACGGTGCGCGCATTGAGCAGTTTGACCGTAAAGGGATGGTGAATAACAAGTTCAACCATTTCATCATGAGTAAACTGGAAGAAGCCGGAATCCCAACCCAAATGGTGAGCCTGCTGTCTGACAATGAAGTGCTGGTGAAAAAGCTGGAGATGGTGCCGGTCGAGTGTGTCGTGCGCAACCGCGCGGCAGGGTCGCTGGTAAAACGTCTGGGTATCGAAGAAGGTATCGAGCTGAATCCGCCGTTGTTCGATCTGTTCCTGAAAAACGATGCAATGCATGACCCAATGGTGAACGAGTCTTACTGCAAGACGTTCGGCTGGGTGAACGAAGAGAATCTGGCTCGTATGAAAGAGTTGAGCTACAAGGCGAACGACGTGCTGAGCAAACTGTTTGGCGACGCCGGGCTGATTCTGGTCGACTTCAAGCTGGAGTTCGGTCTGTTCAAAGGTGAAGTCGTGCTGGGTGATGAGTTCTCACCAGACGGTAGCCGCCTGTGGGACAAAGAAACGCTGAACAAAATGGATAAAGACCGTTTCCGTCAGAGCCTCGGTGGTTTGATTGAAGCGTATGAAGAAGTTGCGCACCGTATCGGCGTAAAATTAGACTAA